In Nitrobacteraceae bacterium AZCC 1564, the following proteins share a genomic window:
- a CDS encoding GntR family transcriptional regulator/MocR family aminotransferase (product_source=KO:K00375; cath_funfam=1.10.10.10,3.40.640.10; cog=COG1167; ko=KO:K00375; pfam=PF00155,PF00392; smart=SM00345; superfamily=46785,53383), translating to MAPPRETIEMTPAEGRPVASGMSDALFWGSLFQGLDRRGPFLQLQIRQLICSAIEEGRLSLGVRMPSSRELATLLKVSRNTVVIAYEQLVDQNFLVSRERSGFYVAGLPKHLGTQPDVVRSAPDDCRATRWTERFAVRPSTNRNIIKPLNWQDYPYPFIFGQFDPTLFPTNDWRESARAALSVPEINNWARDLIDEDDPALIEQLRLQVLPRRGIRARSDEIMMTIGAQHALYLIARLFIKPDTRVGMEDPGYPDARNIFGMLTDKIVPLAVDGDGMVPDANFEACDIAYVTAGHQCPTTVVMPQWRRLELLQKAQERDIVLIEDDYESELISEGTALPPLMSLDRNDRVLYVGSLSKALAPGLRLGYVVAPAPVIRELRALRRLMLRHPPLNNQRVAALFIGLGHYRSHLQRVSRVLLERARILDQLLPTYFSNCSFVRGVGSTSYWVTCPPQCDATQLATAARAEGVLIEPGDVFSMTKGTHAHCFRLGFSSIRNDRINAGLERLGRLIASMS from the coding sequence ATGGCGCCTCCAAGAGAGACGATTGAAATGACCCCGGCCGAGGGACGGCCGGTTGCATCAGGCATGAGCGACGCTTTGTTCTGGGGATCCCTGTTCCAAGGACTGGACCGCCGCGGTCCGTTCTTGCAGTTGCAAATCCGCCAACTGATCTGCTCCGCGATCGAGGAGGGCCGTCTGTCGCTCGGCGTTCGGATGCCTTCAAGCCGTGAACTCGCGACGCTCTTGAAAGTGTCTCGCAACACCGTCGTGATTGCCTATGAGCAGCTGGTCGACCAGAATTTCCTGGTTTCCCGCGAACGCAGCGGCTTCTACGTGGCCGGCCTGCCTAAACATCTGGGAACGCAGCCGGACGTCGTTCGCTCGGCGCCGGATGATTGCCGCGCAACACGTTGGACGGAACGCTTTGCAGTCCGGCCGTCTACCAACCGCAACATCATCAAGCCGCTCAACTGGCAGGACTATCCGTATCCGTTCATCTTTGGGCAGTTTGATCCGACCCTGTTTCCGACCAATGACTGGCGCGAAAGCGCGCGAGCGGCATTGAGCGTTCCTGAAATTAACAATTGGGCGCGAGATCTCATTGATGAAGACGATCCGGCATTGATCGAGCAGCTTCGCCTGCAGGTTTTGCCGCGCCGCGGCATTCGTGCGCGATCGGACGAAATCATGATGACTATTGGTGCTCAGCACGCGCTCTATCTGATCGCACGGCTGTTCATCAAGCCGGACACCCGGGTTGGCATGGAAGACCCGGGCTATCCCGATGCCCGCAACATCTTCGGGATGCTGACCGACAAGATCGTTCCTCTTGCCGTCGATGGCGACGGCATGGTGCCCGATGCGAATTTCGAAGCCTGCGACATCGCTTATGTTACTGCCGGCCACCAGTGTCCGACCACAGTCGTGATGCCCCAATGGCGCCGGCTCGAACTTCTGCAAAAAGCGCAGGAGCGCGATATCGTGCTGATCGAGGACGATTACGAGAGTGAGCTGATCTCCGAGGGGACAGCGCTGCCGCCACTGATGAGTTTGGATCGCAACGATCGCGTGCTCTATGTCGGCAGTCTTTCAAAGGCGCTGGCGCCCGGATTACGGCTTGGATACGTCGTGGCACCGGCACCAGTCATTCGTGAGTTGCGGGCTTTGCGACGGCTGATGTTGCGACACCCGCCACTGAACAACCAGCGCGTGGCAGCGCTGTTCATTGGCCTCGGTCATTACCGTTCGCACCTCCAGCGCGTTTCGCGCGTACTGTTGGAGCGTGCCCGCATTCTTGATCAATTGCTGCCGACATATTTTAGCAATTGCAGTTTCGTGCGTGGCGTCGGTAGTACCAGTTATTGGGTGACATGCCCGCCCCAATGTGATGCCACGCAGCTCGCGACGGCCGCGCGTGCCGAGGGCGTGTTGATCGAGCCGGGCGACGTCTTCTCGATGACCAAGGGCACCCATGCCCATTGCTTCCGTCTCGGCTTCTCCTCGATCCGCAACGACAGAATCAACGCAGGTCTCGAGCGCCTGGGTCGACTGATTGCATCGATGAGTTAA
- a CDS encoding ketosteroid isomerase-like protein (product_source=COG3631; cath_funfam=3.10.450.50; cog=COG3631; pfam=PF12680; superfamily=54427): MSEQQTRRQQLLMTLFEAFNRHDANGVMACMTDDIVFDAAAGPEMFGRRIVGTADVKAAFEKVWADMPDVSWTCTAHHVFGDRGLSEWIFRGNTANGARIEAEGCDLFTFSGDRLSRKSAFRKDRPPLPAIEAKAAS, translated from the coding sequence ATGTCCGAGCAGCAGACCAGACGCCAACAGCTTCTTATGACGCTGTTTGAGGCGTTCAATCGCCACGATGCGAATGGCGTGATGGCCTGTATGACAGATGATATTGTGTTCGATGCAGCGGCCGGTCCGGAGATGTTCGGTCGCCGCATCGTCGGCACCGCAGACGTCAAGGCGGCGTTCGAGAAGGTGTGGGCCGACATGCCCGACGTCAGTTGGACCTGCACTGCACATCACGTGTTCGGTGATCGCGGTCTGTCGGAATGGATCTTCCGTGGCAACACGGCCAATGGCGCCCGTATTGAAGCCGAGGGGTGTGATCTCTTCACGTTCTCCGGCGACCGGCTCTCGCGCAAAAGTGCATTTCGCAAGGACCGTCCGCCATTGCCGGCGATTGAGGCAAAGGCAGCGTCATGA